A single region of the Gemella sp. zg-570 genome encodes:
- a CDS encoding HAD family hydrolase — protein sequence MKENIKAVIFDLDNTLYDFSKSWLRANRDMYNYLNLSPYASYEKFFAIFKKYNENILSDISQGKTRLRHLRFLRIMATMKELGLNFTEEDAQKYYEKMFEFILADIREDKILTSNLTKLKSKYKIFLLTNGIAREQRLKLEKMKILDIFDGIYISSETMLNKPNSQAFLQIIENHNLRAEHTLMVGDSFYHDIVPAQKLGLQTFFIEKKWHLSDENYTYDYKGYKTNRINNVFSKLLAN from the coding sequence ATGAAAGAAAATATTAAGGCTGTAATTTTTGATTTGGACAACACCCTGTATGACTTTAGTAAATCCTGGTTAAGAGCAAATAGAGATATGTATAATTATCTAAACTTATCCCCATATGCAAGTTACGAAAAATTTTTTGCAATATTTAAAAAATACAATGAAAATATATTATCCGATATTTCTCAAGGTAAAACTAGATTAAGACACTTACGATTTTTAAGAATTATGGCAACTATGAAAGAGCTAGGTCTTAATTTTACAGAAGAAGATGCCCAAAAATATTATGAAAAAATGTTTGAATTTATCTTGGCAGATATTAGAGAAGATAAAATTTTAACTAGCAACCTAACTAAATTAAAATCAAAATACAAAATTTTTCTTCTTACTAATGGCATAGCAAGAGAGCAGAGATTAAAATTAGAAAAAATGAAAATTTTAGATATTTTTGATGGTATTTATATCTCTTCTGAAACAATGCTAAATAAACCAAATAGTCAGGCTTTTTTACAAATAATTGAAAATCATAATTTAAGGGCGGAACATACACTCATGGTTGGTGATTCTTTTTATCATGATATTGTTCCAGCTCAAAAATTAGGCTTGCAAACTTTTTTTATAGAAAAAAAGTGGCACCTATCAGATGAAAATTATACTTATGACTACAAGGGCTACAAGACGAATAGAATCAATAATGTATTTTCTAAACTCTTAGCAAATTAG
- the murC gene encoding UDP-N-acetylmuramate--L-alanine ligase, giving the protein MEKFHLIGIKGSGMSPLAQILHDMGYYVQGSDIETYFFTQKKLEDRNIKILAYSEKNIEEGLTIILGNAFNEEHIEYVRAKELGLTTYTYSEFLGKIADKIKSIAITGAHGKTTTTTMASTIFKNVKDISYLIGDGTGLGKKNSDLFIFEACEYYRHFLHYRPNYAIVTNVDFDHPDYFKDESDVLDAFQSFVNQVRDAVVYCGDDLLASKLKSYSAQMISYGFKDSNDYQVRNLETSEETSKFDVYKHGEFFGKFVMRVFGLHEISNALAVIAMADINGIPLEKMQEAAKNYKNAQRRFIEYKFKNNIIVDDYAHHPREIEATINTARRKYKDKNVVAIFQPHTFTRTEAFLDGFAQSLRKADDVYLYPIFASARETSGNVSIEDLRKVVDENAKVIRGEEDFSTLSKLENSVILFMGAGDINKYQQKFLKSLDN; this is encoded by the coding sequence ATGGAAAAATTTCATTTAATAGGAATAAAGGGTTCTGGTATGAGTCCCTTGGCACAAATATTACATGATATGGGATATTACGTTCAAGGCTCAGATATTGAAACCTATTTTTTTACACAAAAAAAACTAGAAGATAGAAATATAAAAATATTAGCCTATTCTGAAAAAAATATTGAAGAAGGACTTACCATAATTTTAGGAAATGCCTTTAATGAAGAACATATAGAATATGTCAGGGCAAAAGAATTAGGACTAACAACCTACACATATAGTGAGTTTTTAGGAAAAATAGCAGATAAAATAAAATCTATCGCAATCACGGGTGCTCACGGTAAAACTACTACAACAACAATGGCAAGCACCATCTTTAAAAATGTAAAAGACATTTCCTACTTAATAGGAGATGGCACAGGGCTGGGTAAAAAAAATTCAGATTTATTTATCTTTGAAGCCTGTGAATACTATCGTCATTTTTTACATTATAGACCTAATTATGCGATAGTAACCAATGTTGATTTTGACCACCCAGATTATTTCAAAGATGAGAGTGATGTTTTAGATGCTTTTCAATCATTTGTAAATCAGGTAAGAGATGCTGTCGTTTACTGTGGTGATGACTTGTTAGCGTCAAAACTAAAATCTTATTCAGCCCAAATGATTTCTTATGGCTTTAAGGATAGCAACGACTATCAAGTTAGAAATTTAGAAACTTCTGAAGAAACTAGTAAGTTTGATGTTTATAAGCACGGTGAATTTTTCGGAAAATTTGTTATGCGAGTTTTTGGACTTCATGAAATTAGTAATGCACTTGCTGTTATAGCTATGGCTGATATAAATGGCATTCCACTAGAAAAAATGCAAGAAGCGGCAAAAAATTATAAAAATGCCCAGCGTCGTTTTATTGAATATAAATTTAAAAATAATATCATAGTTGATGACTATGCTCATCACCCAAGAGAAATTGAAGCTACGATAAATACGGCACGCAGAAAATATAAAGATAAAAATGTGGTAGCAATTTTCCAACCCCATACATTTACTAGAACTGAAGCATTTTTAGATGGCTTTGCTCAGAGTTTACGCAAGGCTGATGATGTTTACTTGTATCCAATTTTTGCTTCGGCAAGGGAAACGAGTGGTAATGTAAGCATAGAAGATTTGAGAAAAGTAGTAGATGAGAATGCGAAAGTTATAAGAGGGGAAGAAGATTTTTCTACCCTATCCAAATTAGAAAACTCTGTAATTTTATTTATGGGAGCAGGAGATATTAATAAATATCAACAAAAATTTTTAAAATCATTAGACAATTAA